TGCGGGGATTCGCCCAACTGAGGATCGACTCGATCGTACCCGGTTCGAAGCACGGGTTAAatgctaaaaaaaaataattatgtatTTATAGCTTAAAATATTTTAGTTTATTTGTAAAATTGATTATTATTTTACTATATTGCAtgaaattagttttcaaaaccatGTTTGATCTTCAAATCATAATAATATTATATATttgattattataaaattttaacTATTAATTGTCAATCTATTGGATAGTAATTCTATAAGCTTATTAGAACTCTTATTAGATGGatgcggggcgaagccccgcctcAGTGAACATGAACTGACGATGTAAGAAATTCCAGCAGTCCCGGTGTGCAGCACGGTTTGAATCTAGTTtctataactagggtttagatcaACGCCACGTATTTTCGGAAATGGCAGTGGCAAAATGGAAGGGGTATTTGAAGGCATTACAGGACTTCCAGTCAATCTCACCAAAAGTTCTGTAATAAGCATTGGAGCTAATAATAGCATCCAAGATGTGGCTGATATCCTCAACTGCAAGATTGAAGAATTGCCTCTCAAATATTTGGGTATTCCAGTTGGAGCAACAAGCAGGAACTTTTCAATTTGGGATGTGGTAATTGAAAAATTTCATACGAAATTAGCTCCCTGGAAAAGAAGATACTTCTCAAAAGCCGGAAGAATATTACTCATCAAGACAACTCTTTCCAGTTTACCAATTTACTTCATGTCTCTGTTTCCAATGCCAATCAAAGTGgaaaataaattaaaccaaattaTGATCTCTTTCCTTTGGGGTTCTacaacagaaaagaagaaaatcagatGGGTTGCGTGGAATAGAGATTGCAGTTCAAAGAAGGCTGGAGGTCTTGGTATCAGAAATCTTAGACAAACCAACAAAGCTCTCATTGCTAAATGGACTTGGagattttctaaagagaaaaaccaGTTGTGGAGAAAGATCATTCAGATAAAGAGACAAGGAATTCCTTCGGCACTTTTTGTGAAAGACTCTAATCTTCCACAAGGAAGAGGCATTTGGAATGgcatacaacaacaaaaaatagtaATTGAAGATATGTGTACTCTGGAAATAAGAAGTGGCAAAGATATATATATTTCTGGTGGGATAAATGGAAGGATAATCAAGTATTAAAAAGTAGATTCCCAAACATTTTCAAAATCTCGACCCAGAAGAATGCTACATTGCAAGAATTAGTGGCCAATAACACTTGGGATATCAAGCTAAGAAGAAATCTCAACCAATCATAACTGCTGGAAATGCTTCAACTATTTGAATGGTTAGGATCTCCTCCTTCACTAAATGATCAGGAAGATGAATTAAAGTGCAACATTGCAGGTGGATTCTCTACTAAAAGCTGCTACAACTGGTTAATagatcaacaacagcaacaacaaccactcattcctcctcctcctccatatCTATGCATCTGGGTTAAATTTGTGCCACCTAAAAATCAGACTTTTATGTGGTTGGCTGCTCAAAATGCAATACCAACAACTGATAATCTGGTCAGAAGAGGAGTTCCAATTCAGAACATGATGTGCTCTCTCTGCAACTCCCAAGCTGAAACAGTTAATCACCTACTGCTTCACTGCAGTTATACACATAAGATTTGGAATTATTTCATAGGAGGATATAATGTGAGATGGGCTAATGGAGGATCATTGGAAGCTCAGCTACAAGCCTGGAAATTCAGAAGAGGAAGAAATAGAGGAAGGAAAATTTGGCCTTTACTCATCTTTGCCATTATCAGGTCCATTTGGGAAGAAAGAAATCGCAGGGTGATGGCCAACAAATCTCCCAGATCAGAAGGAGTTATAATCAATGAGATTAAGAAACTTATTTTTCACTGGGGCAAAGCAGAGAAATGGTTTTGGGGTTAATCTTTTAGAGACCTTGTTACACACTGAAAAGTACTAATTGATAGAATATAAGCTAATGTAATCAAAATGGGGACCTTCCG
This DNA window, taken from Papaver somniferum cultivar HN1 chromosome 3, ASM357369v1, whole genome shotgun sequence, encodes the following:
- the LOC113360390 gene encoding uncharacterized protein LOC113360390 — its product is MLQLFEWLGSPPSLNDQEDELKCNIAGGFSTKSCYNWLIDQQQQQQPLIPPPPPYLCIWVKFVPPKNQTFMWLAAQNAIPTTDNLVRRGVPIQNMMCSLCNSQAETVNHLLLHCSYTHKIWNYFIGGYNVRWANGGSLEAQLQAWKFRRGRNRGRKIWPLLIFAIIRSIWEERNRRVMANKSPRSEGVIINEIKKLIFHWGKAEKWFWG